A genomic window from Sulfurospirillum multivorans DSM 12446 includes:
- the metE gene encoding 5-methyltetrahydropteroyltriglutamate--homocysteine S-methyltransferase — translation MSQTYVTGFPRIGEKRELKFALEAYWAGNSDFETVKSVAKTLRERHWNYQKERHIDFISCNDFSLYDTMLDTAVMLGAIPPRFQGIEDKTERYFAMARGDAQRSAMEMTKWFNTNYHYIVPEIHAHMAFKVDISKIVDEYIEAKALGIDPKINLIGPLTFLALCNPVDGSDLFGFFDDVVEAYAKVLHAISSLGENIVIQFDEPLFAKTLEAKFLSLLKIAYERLGTVSRHLKIAVVTYFDRANEAVEILGNCPIWAIGLDFVYGEENLEALLHVNDKMLIAGLIDGRNVWKNNASKTYVLIEKISKTIDADHIILSTSCSLLHVPFSTRFEEKLAPEVKSRLSFALEKLEELEQINTLWEKREKPEISACTQKAPSVKSSGIFYTRSAYATRFALQQKALNLPLFPTTTIGSFPQTKETRAVRNAYKKGEITREQYEASLKESIKECVAIQEELGLDVLVHGEFERNDMVEYFGELLEGFAFSQNGWVQSYGSRCVKPPLLYGNVSRKQPLSVDWTVYAQSLTDKPMKGMLTGPVTILNWSFVRDDIPKSEVAYEVATAIAEEVDELQRHDIKIIQVDEAAFKEGYPLRAEKIKAYEKWAVESFKASVGTAWDQTQIHTHMCYSNFNDIIDTIERMDADVITIETSRSGNKLLKVFQKANYKAQIGPGVYDIHSPRVPSVEEMSEQIKAFLQVLPKEQLWINPDCGLKTRGWSETKAALANMIKAVYLAR, via the coding sequence ATGTCACAAACCTACGTTACAGGGTTTCCTCGCATTGGGGAAAAACGTGAGCTCAAATTTGCGCTAGAGGCGTATTGGGCAGGAAATTCTGATTTTGAAACGGTCAAATCCGTTGCTAAAACACTCAGAGAGCGCCATTGGAACTACCAAAAAGAGCGTCATATTGATTTTATTTCGTGCAACGACTTTAGTCTGTACGACACAATGCTGGACACGGCGGTCATGCTTGGCGCCATCCCTCCTCGCTTCCAAGGCATCGAAGATAAAACCGAACGCTATTTTGCGATGGCAAGGGGCGATGCGCAACGTTCCGCCATGGAGATGACCAAGTGGTTTAACACCAATTACCACTACATCGTTCCCGAGATTCACGCACACATGGCTTTTAAAGTCGACATTTCCAAAATCGTTGATGAGTACATCGAAGCCAAAGCACTTGGGATCGATCCTAAGATCAATCTCATTGGGCCATTGACTTTTTTAGCGCTTTGTAATCCCGTCGATGGAAGTGATCTGTTTGGCTTCTTTGATGATGTCGTGGAAGCGTACGCTAAGGTGCTCCACGCCATTTCAAGTTTGGGTGAAAACATCGTCATTCAGTTCGATGAACCACTCTTTGCCAAAACGTTGGAGGCAAAATTTTTAAGCCTGCTCAAAATCGCGTATGAGCGTTTAGGAACGGTGAGTCGCCATCTTAAAATCGCGGTTGTTACCTATTTTGATCGCGCCAATGAAGCGGTAGAAATCTTGGGAAATTGCCCTATTTGGGCAATCGGACTTGATTTTGTCTATGGCGAAGAGAACCTTGAAGCGCTTTTACATGTAAACGATAAAATGCTTATCGCTGGGCTCATTGATGGACGAAATGTTTGGAAAAACAACGCTTCTAAAACGTATGTATTGATTGAGAAAATCAGCAAAACAATCGATGCAGATCACATCATCCTCTCCACATCATGCTCACTGTTACATGTCCCTTTTTCAACCCGTTTTGAAGAAAAACTAGCACCCGAAGTTAAAAGCCGCCTAAGTTTTGCACTTGAAAAACTCGAAGAGTTAGAGCAGATCAACACGCTTTGGGAGAAAAGAGAAAAACCTGAGATAAGCGCATGCACTCAAAAAGCACCGTCAGTTAAAAGCAGTGGCATTTTCTATACCAGATCAGCGTATGCCACCCGTTTTGCTTTGCAACAAAAAGCACTGAATTTGCCACTTTTTCCTACCACCACCATCGGCTCATTTCCGCAAACCAAAGAGACCCGAGCGGTTCGCAATGCCTATAAAAAAGGTGAGATTACACGCGAACAGTACGAGGCATCTTTAAAAGAGTCGATCAAAGAGTGCGTTGCTATCCAAGAAGAATTAGGGCTGGATGTTTTGGTACATGGCGAATTCGAGCGTAACGATATGGTCGAATACTTTGGCGAACTGCTGGAGGGTTTTGCATTCAGTCAAAACGGTTGGGTGCAAAGTTACGGAAGCCGTTGCGTGAAGCCACCGCTTTTATACGGAAACGTGAGTCGCAAACAACCCCTCAGCGTTGATTGGACGGTTTACGCGCAAAGCTTAACCGACAAGCCGATGAAAGGCATGCTCACTGGACCCGTGACGATTCTGAACTGGTCATTTGTGCGCGATGACATTCCTAAAAGTGAAGTCGCCTACGAAGTTGCCACCGCTATCGCTGAAGAGGTCGATGAGCTTCAACGTCACGACATCAAGATCATCCAAGTCGATGAAGCGGCATTTAAAGAGGGCTATCCTTTACGCGCTGAGAAGATCAAAGCCTATGAAAAATGGGCGGTCGAGAGCTTTAAAGCCTCGGTGGGCACAGCGTGGGATCAAACCCAAATTCACACCCATATGTGTTACAGCAATTTTAACGACATTATCGACACGATAGAGCGTATGGACGCCGATGTCATCACCATCGAGACTTCACGCAGTGGCAATAAACTGCTCAAAGTCTTCCAAAAAGCGAACTACAAAGCCCAAATTGGACCAGGTGTGTATGACATCCATTCCCCTCGTGTGCCCAGTGTGGAGGAGATGAGCGAGCAGATCAAAGCATTCTTGCAAGTACTCCCCAAAGAGCAACTCTGGATCAACCCTGATTGCGGGCTTAAAACCAGAGGTTGGAGTGAAACCAAAGCGGCACTTGCCAACATGATTAAAGCGGTGTATTTAGCACGCTAA
- the htpX gene encoding zinc metalloprotease HtpX, protein MEVVKTVVLLTLMTLLFVWVGGMMGGTQGMMIALVLAGVMNFVSYFYSDTLVLRHYHAVPVTRQEANGLYTIVERLCAKANLPLPQVYIIPDSTPNAFATGRNPSHAAVAVTEGLLQLLDDDEVEAVLAHELSHVRHYDILVGTIAATIAGAIGVIANMMQFGAMFGGSRENRPNPIVMIVLAIILPLAAAVIQMAISRNREYMADEGAARLTRHPEWLQSALAKLSSYNAQGMVHEATPESAHMFIINPFAGKHISFASLFSTHPSTEDRIARLEELKFELK, encoded by the coding sequence ATGGAAGTGGTAAAAACCGTTGTATTATTGACCTTGATGACACTGTTATTTGTGTGGGTTGGTGGCATGATGGGAGGAACGCAGGGGATGATGATCGCACTTGTGCTGGCGGGTGTGATGAACTTTGTGAGCTATTTTTACTCTGACACATTGGTGCTTCGTCATTACCATGCTGTGCCTGTCACGCGTCAAGAAGCGAATGGACTTTATACGATTGTCGAGAGATTGTGCGCCAAAGCAAATCTTCCTTTGCCTCAGGTGTACATCATCCCCGATTCCACGCCAAACGCGTTTGCAACAGGGCGCAATCCCTCACATGCCGCCGTTGCTGTCACCGAAGGGCTTTTGCAGCTTTTGGACGATGACGAGGTCGAAGCCGTTTTGGCGCATGAGCTGAGTCACGTGAGACACTATGATATTTTGGTGGGAACCATTGCCGCGACGATTGCGGGAGCGATTGGGGTTATTGCCAATATGATGCAATTTGGCGCGATGTTTGGAGGGAGCAGGGAGAACAGACCCAATCCCATCGTGATGATCGTCCTTGCCATCATTTTACCGCTTGCTGCTGCGGTGATTCAAATGGCGATTAGCCGTAACCGTGAATACATGGCAGACGAAGGGGCAGCTCGCTTGACGCGTCATCCTGAGTGGTTGCAAAGCGCACTTGCAAAGCTTTCGAGCTACAACGCGCAAGGCATGGTGCATGAGGCGACGCCTGAGAGTGCGCACATGTTTATCATCAACCCTTTTGCGGGCAAACATATCTCCTTTGCGTCACTTTTTTCGACGCATCCGTCCACGGAAGATCGGATTGCAAGGTTAGAAGAGTTAAAATTTGAGCTAAAATAA
- a CDS encoding cupin domain-containing protein codes for MKKSLSEIPSTPLQAGEGASMQMLISPEIAPHFAMRKFVIKKEGHMPFHTNTVEHEQYILKGKARVQLGEESFIAVKDDIIFVPAGVPHSYQVIGDEDYEFLCLVPNSVDTIEMVKATPRIECGC; via the coding sequence ATGAAAAAATCACTGAGTGAAATTCCAAGTACACCGCTTCAAGCAGGCGAGGGTGCGAGTATGCAGATGCTGATCTCTCCAGAAATTGCACCTCATTTTGCGATGCGCAAATTTGTCATTAAAAAAGAGGGACATATGCCGTTTCACACCAATACGGTTGAGCATGAGCAGTATATTTTAAAAGGCAAAGCGCGCGTTCAATTGGGTGAGGAGAGTTTTATTGCCGTGAAAGATGACATCATCTTTGTTCCAGCAGGAGTGCCTCATTCATACCAAGTGATCGGCGATGAAGATTATGAATTTTTATGTTTGGTTCCCAATAGCGTGGATACAATTGAGATGGTGAAAGCCACACCACGCATAGAGTGTGGTTGTTAA
- a CDS encoding RBBP9/YdeN family alpha/beta hydrolase yields MATSVLILPGYQGSGEMHWQTFWERENPDFKRVIQRDWDHPICKEWIEKLEEEVAQAGEEVVLVAHSLACLVIAHWDAQKMHSSIKGALLVAPPDPNSDVFPSNVEGFETTPMGLFDFPSIIIASTNDPYASLSYAQGLAKAWGSALVNVGDKGHINSFSDIGSWEEGYAYLGQLRRA; encoded by the coding sequence ATGGCAACATCTGTGCTTATATTACCAGGGTATCAAGGCTCAGGCGAAATGCATTGGCAAACATTTTGGGAGAGAGAAAATCCTGATTTCAAACGTGTGATTCAGCGGGATTGGGATCATCCCATTTGTAAAGAGTGGATCGAAAAACTTGAAGAAGAGGTCGCCCAAGCAGGCGAAGAGGTTGTCCTTGTCGCGCACAGCCTTGCATGCTTAGTGATCGCCCATTGGGACGCGCAAAAAATGCACTCGTCCATCAAAGGAGCGCTTCTTGTCGCACCACCCGATCCAAACTCAGACGTTTTTCCAAGCAATGTCGAAGGGTTTGAAACCACACCGATGGGCTTGTTTGATTTTCCAAGCATCATCATCGCGAGTACAAACGATCCGTACGCAAGCCTTAGTTACGCTCAAGGTTTAGCCAAAGCGTGGGGAAGTGCACTGGTCAATGTTGGCGATAAAGGGCATATCAACAGCTTTAGTGACATTGGGTCTTGGGAAGAAGGCTATGCTTATTTAGGTCAACTGCGTCGTGCATAA
- a CDS encoding isochorismatase family protein, translating into MRLFLPQTAMLLVDVQERLFGYIEGHDDLEKHLLVLLQGLQSLNVPILCNQQYTKGLGETIESIRSLLGDVEIYEKRTFSCCQNPDVMEALKALHVKHVIVAGVESHVCILQSVLDLLEAGFEVIVCADAIGSRKAKDHELALLRMTQEGAYVGSVESLLFELLHSADHAQFKTISTLVKAL; encoded by the coding sequence ATGCGCCTTTTTCTTCCTCAAACGGCGATGCTACTCGTGGATGTTCAAGAGCGTCTTTTTGGATATATTGAGGGGCACGATGACCTTGAGAAGCATCTTTTGGTGCTGCTTCAAGGGCTTCAAAGTTTAAACGTCCCCATCCTGTGCAATCAGCAATACACCAAAGGGTTGGGCGAGACGATAGAGAGTATCCGCTCACTTTTAGGCGACGTTGAGATTTATGAAAAACGTACCTTTAGCTGTTGCCAAAACCCAGACGTGATGGAAGCGCTTAAAGCCTTACATGTAAAGCATGTTATCGTCGCAGGCGTGGAGAGTCATGTGTGCATTTTGCAAAGCGTTTTGGATCTTTTAGAAGCAGGGTTTGAGGTTATCGTCTGTGCCGATGCTATCGGTTCGCGCAAAGCAAAAGACCATGAATTGGCACTTTTACGAATGACTCAAGAAGGAGCGTATGTTGGTTCGGTGGAATCACTGCTGTTTGAGCTTTTACACAGTGCCGATCATGCGCAGTTTAAGACGATCAGCACCTTAGTCAAAGCGCTCTAA
- a CDS encoding CheR family methyltransferase: MWFFNKKKEPEIAQKHEVSAPKEFNTFGLHDLLHYIKREIGVDLFAKNSVIETKLRLFCERKEIYSFRKLFEALQSDKGLRQDLIDLVTVNETYFYREEAQLDMAVNFALAIPNVKILCAPCASGEEVYSLSMMMQERKREPRDFSITGIDINSEAIEKAQKGLFSERSLHKLEARLKEKFFTQEERYFSVKKEYFSSVSFTKVNIFEHEFLSLGKFDIIFSRNMLIYFDDDFRLKTIERFATLLKPEGKLFLGHADIIPDNNYFTKHTDHRLSYYVKKS, encoded by the coding sequence ATGTGGTTTTTTAACAAGAAAAAAGAGCCTGAAATTGCACAGAAACACGAAGTTTCAGCCCCAAAAGAGTTCAATACCTTTGGACTCCACGATCTACTGCATTACATCAAACGTGAGATTGGTGTGGATCTGTTTGCGAAAAACAGCGTCATCGAAACCAAACTTCGCCTTTTTTGCGAACGCAAAGAAATTTACAGTTTTCGTAAACTCTTTGAAGCGTTGCAAAGCGATAAAGGCCTTAGGCAAGATTTGATTGATCTTGTGACGGTCAATGAAACCTACTTCTACCGTGAAGAGGCACAACTCGACATGGCGGTTAATTTTGCGCTCGCTATTCCCAATGTCAAGATTCTCTGCGCTCCTTGCGCTTCGGGGGAAGAGGTATATTCTCTTTCCATGATGATGCAAGAGCGTAAACGAGAACCCAGAGATTTTAGCATCACGGGCATTGACATCAACTCTGAAGCGATCGAAAAAGCGCAAAAAGGGCTCTTCTCCGAGCGCTCTTTGCATAAATTAGAGGCGCGATTGAAAGAAAAATTTTTCACACAAGAAGAGCGCTATTTTAGTGTTAAAAAAGAGTATTTCAGCTCTGTTTCGTTCACTAAGGTCAATATCTTTGAGCACGAATTTCTCTCTTTAGGGAAATTTGACATCATCTTCTCGCGCAATATGCTGATCTACTTTGACGACGATTTTCGCCTCAAAACCATCGAGCGTTTTGCCACACTTCTCAAACCTGAAGGCAAGCTCTTTTTAGGGCATGCGGACATCATTCCTGATAATAACTATTTTACCAAACACACCGATCATCGCCTCTCGTACTATGTAAAGAAGTCCTAA
- a CDS encoding CheB methylesterase domain-containing protein, with protein MKPKIVLIGASTGGPGHLKKILSVIPSTYNGAIIIAQHMNATFIPSFISQFQNELHLPVHAVDARMNLHASHVYICPQNCRLKQADCTRIEPMDEGETPYNPSIDSLFSSAVECIGHAEILAVLLTGIGHDGANGLSELQKHGAQCIAESEKSAIVYGMPKRAMEINPNITSFALDEIVQIIKTFGAS; from the coding sequence ATGAAACCTAAAATTGTGTTGATCGGAGCCTCCACCGGAGGTCCTGGTCATTTAAAAAAGATTTTATCTGTGATTCCATCAACGTACAATGGGGCGATTATTATTGCGCAACACATGAATGCGACCTTTATTCCAAGCTTTATCAGTCAATTTCAAAATGAGTTACACCTGCCCGTCCACGCCGTGGATGCACGGATGAACTTGCACGCGTCGCATGTCTACATCTGTCCTCAAAATTGCCGTCTGAAGCAAGCTGACTGCACGCGCATTGAGCCCATGGATGAGGGTGAGACCCCGTACAATCCGAGCATTGATTCGCTCTTCTCTTCGGCGGTTGAGTGCATTGGGCATGCTGAGATTTTGGCGGTGTTATTAACGGGAATTGGGCATGATGGTGCCAATGGACTGAGTGAATTGCAAAAACACGGCGCACAATGTATCGCAGAGAGTGAAAAAAGTGCTATCGTTTATGGCATGCCAAAGCGCGCCATGGAGATCAATCCCAATATCACTTCGTTTGCCTTGGATGAAATTGTACAAATTATTAAAACCTTTGGAGCGTCTTGA
- a CDS encoding leucyl aminopeptidase, translating into MQIHLNNQKINETQADAKIVLVIDKNLDHASISDKETLLLLGFKGESEESLFVAESKTLYVGCDSLDADEIRLAAAKALDALKKTKLRSLCIGTYSNDCPGLNIKALVEGFILGSYTFDTYKSKKEPSSIEKITICLEDYSRVDVSMQTATEALRVGTAIAEATNFAKAIVNATPEEMTPIALADVAQTLTSIPNVTCKVMDETFLKEQGMNAFLAVNRASVHPPRLIHLTYMPKEAKKRLVYVGKGLTYDSGGLSLKPSEHMVTMKADKSGAAAVMAILKGAATLALPYEIHAIIGATENMIGGNAYKPDDVLVAKNGKTIEVRNTDAEGRLVLADCLCYAQELNPDLLVDMATLTGACVVALGEFTTGIMGHSSELKHSMLRASTASGELSGSLPFNKYLKKLLKSSVADMSNISSSRYGGAITAGLFLDNFIEEAHKDKWLHLDIAGPAYIEKAWGYNQFGASGAGVRMNLYWMIDDTKRGDQ; encoded by the coding sequence ATGCAAATACACCTCAACAATCAGAAAATCAATGAAACACAAGCAGACGCCAAAATCGTCCTTGTTATCGATAAAAATTTAGACCACGCGTCCATCAGCGATAAAGAGACCCTCCTACTTTTAGGATTTAAAGGTGAGAGTGAAGAGAGCCTTTTTGTGGCAGAGAGTAAAACACTCTACGTTGGATGCGACTCACTTGATGCCGATGAGATTCGTCTCGCTGCTGCGAAAGCTTTGGACGCGCTTAAAAAGACCAAACTGAGAAGCCTCTGCATTGGAACTTATTCTAACGATTGCCCAGGCTTAAATATCAAAGCGTTGGTGGAAGGATTTATCCTTGGAAGCTACACGTTTGATACCTACAAAAGCAAAAAAGAGCCCTCTTCGATCGAGAAAATTACGATCTGCTTGGAAGATTACAGTCGCGTGGATGTTTCCATGCAAACAGCAACCGAGGCGCTTCGTGTCGGTACTGCGATTGCAGAAGCTACCAACTTCGCCAAAGCCATCGTCAATGCAACGCCTGAAGAGATGACACCGATTGCCCTTGCCGACGTTGCACAGACATTAACTTCGATTCCCAACGTTACATGTAAAGTGATGGATGAGACCTTTTTAAAAGAGCAAGGGATGAATGCTTTCCTTGCCGTCAACCGTGCAAGCGTGCACCCTCCTCGCTTAATTCATCTTACCTACATGCCCAAAGAGGCGAAAAAACGTCTGGTTTATGTGGGCAAAGGATTAACGTATGATAGCGGTGGACTGAGCCTAAAACCGAGTGAACACATGGTCACGATGAAAGCCGATAAAAGTGGCGCAGCTGCGGTTATGGCGATCTTAAAAGGTGCGGCAACACTAGCGCTTCCTTACGAAATTCATGCGATCATTGGTGCAACGGAAAATATGATCGGAGGTAATGCGTATAAGCCTGATGATGTTTTGGTTGCAAAGAATGGTAAAACCATCGAAGTGCGTAACACCGATGCGGAGGGACGTTTGGTGCTCGCGGATTGTTTATGTTATGCCCAAGAGCTCAACCCCGATCTTTTGGTCGATATGGCAACGCTCACAGGTGCGTGCGTGGTAGCATTGGGTGAGTTTACCACAGGCATTATGGGGCATAGCAGTGAGCTGAAACACTCGATGCTTAGAGCCTCAACGGCGAGTGGTGAACTGAGTGGTTCCCTTCCGTTTAACAAATACCTCAAAAAGCTTCTCAAAAGCTCGGTTGCGGACATGTCCAACATCAGCTCCAGTCGCTACGGTGGCGCAATCACCGCAGGACTGTTTTTAGACAATTTCATCGAAGAGGCGCATAAAGACAAATGGCTTCATCTGGACATCGCAGGCCCTGCTTACATCGAAAAAGCGTGGGGATACAACCAGTTTGGTGCCAGTGGTGCAGGGGTTCGTATGAACCTTTACTGGATGATTGATGACACTAAACGTGGAGATCAATGA
- a CDS encoding DedA family protein: MSDFMNKHSGKLFALFMIVILSVLGYVLYMAPVEGLENKFLYLMKEYGYIILFFWGMLEGEMGLVMAGLLTHTGDMNLFLAIFVAGLGGFAGDQVYFYIGRFNKKFVYKKLRGQRRKLALAHLLLKRYGWPIIFIQRYLYGLRTVIPISIGLTRYSGKMFALINLISAWFWAALTIVPTWYFGQEILIVIHWAKEHWYFALPLAGIIGGGISYYFHKVTDKTFKEKHANTPQQSENQ; the protein is encoded by the coding sequence ATGAGTGACTTTATGAACAAACACTCAGGCAAACTTTTCGCCCTTTTTATGATCGTTATTCTCTCCGTTCTTGGCTACGTTTTGTACATGGCACCTGTGGAAGGGTTGGAGAATAAATTTCTCTATTTGATGAAAGAGTACGGCTATATCATTCTTTTCTTCTGGGGAATGCTAGAGGGTGAGATGGGTCTTGTGATGGCAGGACTGCTCACCCACACAGGCGATATGAATCTTTTTCTTGCGATTTTCGTCGCGGGGCTGGGTGGTTTTGCAGGCGATCAAGTCTATTTTTACATCGGTCGTTTCAATAAAAAATTCGTCTATAAAAAACTTCGCGGACAACGCCGTAAACTCGCTCTTGCGCATCTTTTGCTCAAACGATACGGCTGGCCGATTATCTTTATCCAACGCTATCTCTACGGTCTTCGCACCGTTATTCCTATTTCCATAGGACTCACACGCTACAGTGGGAAGATGTTCGCTCTTATCAATCTCATTTCTGCTTGGTTTTGGGCAGCACTCACCATTGTACCGACATGGTATTTTGGTCAGGAAATTCTCATCGTCATTCACTGGGCAAAAGAGCATTGGTATTTTGCGCTTCCACTAGCAGGTATTATTGGTGGAGGAATCTCGTACTATTTTCACAAAGTTACCGACAAGACATTTAAGGAAAAACATGCAAATACACCTCAACAATCAGAAAATCAATGA
- the trpB gene encoding tryptophan synthase subunit beta has product MYIPRASKFDPDHNGHFGIFGGRYVPETLMPVLIELEKEYQTLRFNENFWSEVEYYMKDYVGRPSALYYAKNISQELGAKVYLKREDLNHTGAHKINNAIVQGLIAKKMGKKRVIAETGAGQHGVATATVAALLGLECEVFMGGKDVERQELNVFRMKLLGAKVHSVKSGSKTLKDAMNEAIRYWVTHARDTFYIIGTAAGPHPYPLMVRDFQSIIGYEAKAQILVKEKRLPDIIIACIGGGSNALGIFSHFLGDEGVQCVGIEAGGHGIDTDKHGCSLAKGSPGVLHGQMSYLLQDDDGQILEAHSISAGLDYPGIGPEHAYLKEQGVAKYDNITDQEALDAFVWLSRKEGIIPAFESAHAIAYLKKIPKNEIKNKIIIVNLSGRGDKDMVQAKSILNIG; this is encoded by the coding sequence ATGTACATTCCAAGAGCTTCTAAATTTGACCCTGATCACAACGGACACTTTGGCATTTTTGGAGGGCGTTATGTTCCTGAAACCTTGATGCCTGTTCTCATAGAGCTTGAAAAAGAGTATCAAACCCTTCGCTTCAATGAAAATTTCTGGAGCGAAGTCGAGTACTACATGAAAGATTATGTTGGACGACCTTCAGCACTTTACTATGCTAAAAATATCTCCCAAGAGTTAGGTGCCAAAGTCTATCTCAAACGTGAAGACCTCAACCACACAGGTGCACATAAAATTAACAATGCCATTGTGCAAGGTTTGATTGCTAAAAAAATGGGCAAAAAACGTGTTATTGCCGAAACAGGTGCAGGACAACATGGTGTGGCAACCGCAACCGTGGCTGCACTGTTAGGGCTGGAATGCGAAGTTTTTATGGGGGGAAAAGATGTCGAGCGACAAGAGCTTAATGTTTTTCGCATGAAACTTTTAGGGGCTAAAGTGCACTCTGTTAAAAGTGGCAGTAAAACGTTAAAAGATGCTATGAATGAAGCAATTCGTTATTGGGTCACTCATGCGAGAGATACGTTTTACATTATTGGTACCGCTGCAGGCCCTCACCCCTATCCGTTGATGGTTCGCGATTTTCAATCAATTATTGGATATGAAGCAAAAGCCCAAATCTTAGTCAAAGAGAAACGTCTTCCCGATATAATCATAGCTTGCATTGGAGGTGGTAGCAATGCTTTAGGTATTTTTAGCCACTTCTTAGGCGATGAGGGTGTGCAGTGCGTGGGTATCGAAGCAGGAGGTCATGGCATCGATACCGACAAACACGGCTGTTCACTTGCCAAAGGAAGCCCCGGTGTACTTCACGGGCAGATGAGTTACCTCCTTCAAGATGATGATGGGCAAATACTCGAAGCGCATTCCATCTCAGCAGGTCTGGATTACCCAGGCATTGGACCAGAACACGCGTATCTTAAAGAGCAAGGTGTTGCAAAGTACGATAACATCACCGATCAAGAAGCACTCGATGCCTTTGTTTGGTTGAGCCGTAAAGAGGGAATTATTCCAGCATTCGAGAGTGCACATGCGATCGCGTACCTTAAAAAAATTCCTAAAAATGAGATCAAAAATAAAATTATTATCGTCAATCTCTCCGGTCGTGGGGATAAAGATATGGTGCAAGCAAAATCTATTTTGAACATAGGATAA
- a CDS encoding adenine phosphoribosyltransferase, which translates to MSHLSEADKTYLSNSIREIEDFPKPGIKFKDITTLLGDAKAFHLLMDHLVERYENREIDYIAGIESRGFIFGSALAARLRTRFVPIRKPGKLPYTTISEKYSLKYGVDAVSIHIDAFTGAGKAKPKVLLIDDLIATGGTATAAVNLINKAGAECIEACFVINLTFLQGDLDIKKTTSVYSVLEVF; encoded by the coding sequence ATGAGTCATTTAAGTGAAGCGGATAAAACGTATCTTTCAAATTCGATTCGTGAGATCGAAGATTTTCCAAAACCGGGTATTAAGTTCAAAGACATTACCACGCTTTTAGGCGATGCAAAAGCATTTCATCTTTTGATGGATCATTTGGTTGAGCGTTACGAAAACAGAGAAATTGACTACATTGCAGGCATCGAAAGCCGTGGATTTATTTTTGGCTCTGCGCTTGCTGCGCGTCTTAGAACCCGTTTTGTGCCGATTCGCAAACCCGGTAAACTTCCCTACACGACCATCAGCGAAAAATACTCACTCAAATACGGCGTCGATGCTGTCTCCATCCACATAGATGCGTTTACGGGTGCGGGAAAAGCAAAACCAAAAGTTCTTTTAATCGATGATCTTATCGCCACAGGAGGCACAGCCACCGCTGCGGTTAACCTGATCAACAAAGCAGGTGCTGAGTGCATCGAAGCGTGCTTTGTGATCAACCTTACCTTTTTACAAGGCGATCTTGACATCAAAAAAACAACCTCCGTTTACTCTGTTTTAGAGGTGTTCTAA
- a CDS encoding membrane protein, which translates to MALDWVIATVLFSACVYLLIMVFYFKTLLRKEKRSNIVVKQTLNDAEVVIRKYQVQLQRSLGNIDILSDELKKVKNDLKSLRTRNSQYRMEGDKLRQHIKELEGKIEALL; encoded by the coding sequence ATGGCACTTGATTGGGTTATCGCAACGGTACTTTTTTCCGCGTGTGTCTATTTGTTGATTATGGTGTTTTACTTCAAAACGCTGCTTCGCAAAGAGAAGCGTAGTAATATTGTCGTCAAACAAACCCTCAACGATGCCGAAGTGGTCATCCGAAAATATCAAGTCCAATTGCAACGCTCTTTGGGCAATATCGATATTTTAAGCGATGAGCTCAAAAAGGTCAAAAACGACCTTAAATCCCTTCGTACCCGTAACAGTCAATACCGAATGGAAGGCGATAAACTCCGTCAACACATTAAAGAGCTCGAAGGAAAGATCGAGGCACTCTTGTAA